One genomic window of Bradyrhizobium sp. B124 includes the following:
- a CDS encoding arylesterase yields the protein MTAASAQTPAPENAPAQGSAKPIKMVVLGDSLSAGYGLPAAAAFPVRLQKALETKGIKVSMTNAGVSGDTASGGRERLDWSVANGTDAVIIELGANDALRGIDPAVTRAALTDIITKLQGRKIAVLLCGMLAPPNYGSEYAAKFNAIYPDLSKSLGVPLYPFFLDGVAADAKLNQADGMHPTAEGVDIVVKNMLPTVEAFLGALSGQRS from the coding sequence ATGACGGCGGCAAGTGCGCAGACGCCAGCACCGGAGAATGCCCCGGCGCAAGGTTCGGCGAAACCGATCAAGATGGTGGTTCTGGGCGATTCCCTGAGCGCCGGGTACGGCCTTCCGGCTGCGGCGGCATTTCCGGTCCGGCTGCAAAAAGCCTTGGAGACCAAGGGGATAAAGGTCAGCATGACCAATGCCGGGGTATCCGGCGACACCGCCTCAGGGGGTCGCGAGCGGCTCGACTGGTCGGTGGCTAACGGAACTGACGCCGTGATCATCGAGCTCGGCGCCAACGATGCGCTGCGCGGCATCGATCCCGCGGTCACGCGTGCCGCGCTCACCGACATCATCACAAAGTTGCAGGGGCGCAAGATCGCCGTACTCTTGTGCGGCATGCTCGCGCCACCGAACTATGGCAGTGAGTATGCAGCGAAGTTCAACGCGATCTATCCGGATCTCTCGAAGTCCCTTGGCGTGCCGCTCTATCCGTTCTTCCTCGATGGCGTGGCTGCCGATGCCAAGCTCAATCAGGCCGACGGCATGCATCCGACGGCGGAAGGTGTGGACATCGTCGTCAAGAATATGCTGCCCACGGTGGAGGCATTTCTCGGCGCATTATCAGGGCAACGCAGTTGA
- the thpR gene encoding RNA 2',3'-cyclic phosphodiesterase has translation MPRLFTGLEIPAEIGQTLSNLRGGLPGARWIDPENYHVTLRFIGDIDGLWANEIATMLFRVNRKPFEVKLQGLSSFGGRKPRAVVAAVEPSRPLIELQAELERMMQRMGLDPEGRKFTPHVTLARLHDASSQDVADYLSVRGYFPSRSFMADRFVLFSSRASTGGGPYVVEDSYALCA, from the coding sequence ATGCCGCGTCTCTTCACTGGACTGGAAATTCCGGCCGAGATCGGCCAGACACTTTCCAATTTGCGTGGCGGCCTTCCCGGCGCACGCTGGATCGATCCCGAAAATTATCATGTCACGCTGCGCTTCATCGGCGATATCGATGGCCTCTGGGCCAACGAGATCGCAACGATGCTGTTTCGGGTGAACCGAAAACCGTTCGAGGTCAAACTGCAGGGCCTGTCGAGCTTCGGTGGACGCAAGCCGCGCGCGGTGGTTGCCGCCGTCGAGCCCAGTCGGCCGCTGATCGAACTGCAGGCCGAGCTCGAGCGGATGATGCAGCGGATGGGGCTCGATCCCGAGGGCAGGAAATTCACACCCCATGTCACGCTCGCGCGTCTGCATGACGCGTCGAGCCAGGACGTCGCGGATTATCTGTCGGTGCGCGGCTACTTCCCGAGCCGCAGCTTCATGGCGGACCGCTTCGTGCTGTTCTCGTCGCGCGCGTCGACGGGCGGCGGCCCCTATGTGGTCGAGGATTCCTACGCGCTCTGCGCGTGA
- the zapE gene encoding cell division protein ZapE — MLSTSPSSFLEHYNDLVASGAIEADPAQAQAAEAFGALEERLASYKPQRKQSLLGRLFGGDKDDKPPRGLYVHGEVGRGKTMLMDLFFQQSPVEHKRRAHFHEFMAEAHERIYGYRQQIARGEIADGDVIALTAQAIFDEAWLLCFDEFHVTDIADAMILGRLFAKLFDLGTVVVATSNVAPDDLYKGGLNRALFLPFIAQISDHMDVLRLDARTDFRLEKLVGVKMWLVPADDAARDVLNAAWRKMTGNAPCKARLIEIKKRLLTVPCSSHGVARFSFADLCEKPLAASDYLRLAHDYHTILIDHIPVMDYAERNAAKRFISLIDTLYDNAVKLMASAEADPVSLYLATDGIEAMEFKRTSSRLIEMSSESYLALPHGRKDSSASGSSTGLVET, encoded by the coding sequence ATGCTGTCCACCTCGCCGAGTTCCTTTCTCGAGCACTACAACGACCTGGTCGCCTCCGGCGCGATCGAGGCCGATCCGGCGCAGGCGCAAGCTGCCGAGGCGTTCGGCGCGCTGGAGGAGCGGCTCGCGAGCTACAAGCCGCAGCGCAAGCAAAGCCTGCTCGGACGGCTGTTCGGCGGCGACAAGGACGACAAGCCGCCGCGCGGGCTCTACGTCCATGGCGAGGTCGGCCGCGGCAAGACCATGCTGATGGACCTGTTCTTCCAGCAGAGCCCGGTCGAGCACAAGCGCCGTGCGCATTTCCACGAATTCATGGCCGAGGCGCATGAGCGCATCTACGGCTACCGCCAGCAGATCGCGCGTGGCGAGATCGCAGACGGCGACGTGATCGCGCTCACCGCGCAAGCGATCTTCGACGAAGCGTGGCTGCTCTGCTTCGACGAATTCCACGTCACCGACATCGCCGACGCGATGATCCTCGGGCGGCTGTTCGCAAAGCTGTTCGATCTCGGCACCGTCGTGGTCGCGACCTCGAACGTCGCGCCTGACGATCTCTACAAGGGCGGTCTCAATCGCGCGCTGTTCCTGCCGTTCATCGCGCAGATTTCCGACCACATGGATGTGCTGCGGCTCGATGCACGTACCGACTTCCGGCTCGAGAAGCTCGTCGGCGTGAAGATGTGGCTGGTGCCCGCGGATGACGCGGCTCGCGATGTGCTCAATGCGGCGTGGCGCAAGATGACCGGCAACGCGCCGTGCAAGGCGCGCCTTATCGAGATCAAAAAGCGTTTGCTGACTGTGCCGTGCTCGTCGCATGGCGTCGCGCGCTTCAGCTTCGCCGATCTCTGCGAGAAGCCGCTTGCCGCGTCCGATTACCTCAGGCTTGCGCACGACTACCACACGATCCTGATCGACCATATTCCGGTGATGGACTACGCCGAGCGCAACGCCGCCAAGCGCTTCATCTCGCTGATCGACACGCTCTATGACAATGCCGTGAAGCTGATGGCCTCGGCTGAGGCCGATCCGGTGTCGTTGTACCTTGCGACCGACGGCATCGAGGCGATGGAGTTCAAGCGCACGTCCTCGCGCCTGATCGAGATGAGCTCGGAATCCTATCTGGCGCTGCCGCACGGCCGCAAGGATTCCTCGGCCAGCGGCTCGTCGACCGGCCTGGTCGAGACCTGA
- a CDS encoding ABC transporter ATP-binding protein: protein MDSLIESSSLTDVEPDTIAVRNVNLSLGTGAARVHILKDISLRVAAGEAIGLIGPSGSGKSTLLMVMAGLERPDSGEVVVNGTSFNALDEDALARFRGRQVGIVFQSFHLIPTMTALENVAVPLELAGNPDAAARAAQELQSVGLGERLHHYPTQLSGGEQQRVAIARALAPDPAILVADEPTGNLDETTGKQIIDLLFTKHTERGMTLVLVTHDLSLAQRCDRVVRLRSGRIDGQSTT, encoded by the coding sequence ATGGACAGTCTCATCGAATCCTCTTCACTGACCGACGTCGAGCCGGACACCATTGCCGTCAGGAACGTCAATCTCTCGCTCGGCACCGGCGCGGCACGGGTCCATATCCTCAAAGATATCAGCCTTCGTGTGGCAGCGGGTGAGGCCATCGGCCTGATCGGCCCGTCGGGTTCGGGCAAGTCGACCTTGCTGATGGTGATGGCGGGGCTTGAACGTCCTGACAGCGGAGAAGTGGTCGTCAACGGCACGTCGTTCAATGCCCTCGATGAAGATGCGCTGGCGCGCTTCCGCGGCCGCCAGGTCGGCATCGTGTTCCAGTCGTTCCATCTGATCCCGACCATGACGGCGCTGGAGAACGTCGCCGTGCCGCTCGAGCTCGCCGGTAATCCCGATGCCGCCGCGCGCGCCGCGCAGGAGCTGCAATCGGTCGGACTCGGCGAACGGCTGCATCACTACCCGACGCAGCTGTCCGGCGGCGAGCAGCAGCGCGTCGCGATCGCACGTGCGCTCGCGCCCGATCCCGCGATCCTGGTTGCCGACGAGCCGACCGGAAATCTCGACGAGACGACAGGAAAGCAGATCATCGACCTGCTCTTCACCAAGCACACCGAGCGCGGCATGACGCTGGTGCTGGTGACGCACGACCTTTCGCTGGCACAGCGCTGCGATCGTGTGGTGCGGCTGCGCTCCGGCCGCATCGACGGACAATCCACGACATGA